DNA sequence from the Flavobacterium lipolyticum genome:
ATGCTTTTAATCCGTTAAGCAAAGTTTATGAGTTTGACCCCATTGTCGATACCATGACTCCACAAGAAGCCCGTCATGTTTTAGGCGGTCAAGCTAATTTATGGGCAGAATACATCACCAATCCAAAAGCTTCCGAGTATATGATCTTTCCGAGATTGGCCGCTTTGTCTGAAGTGTTGTGGAGTGCAAAGGAAAACCGAAATTGGAGTAATTTTACCTACAGATTGCCTTCTTTGTTGCAACGCTACGATTATTTAGGGATTAATTATGCCAAAAGCGCTTATCTGGTTACAGCTTCTGCCATGGCTGATTTAGACAAAAAGGTGATTAATGTTACGCTTAAAAATGAATTTCCAAATTCCGATATTCGTTATGTTTTAGGAAATAAAAATATTAACGATAAGGCTATAAAATATGAAAAGCCTATCCCCGTTAACCAAACTACAATTCTAAAAGCGTCTTTGTTTCAAAATAGTAAACCGGTTGGAAGAATATTTTCCGATACGATTGTATTTCATAAAGCGGTAGGGCATAAGGTCAATTATGCGATACCATATAATGAAAGTTACAAAGGCGATGGACCTCTCGGAATGGTCAATACCATCAGAGGGTCTAAAAACTTTCATGACGGTCAATGGCAGGCATGGTTGGTTAAGGACATGGAAATTGTAATCGATCTTGAAAAAGAACAAAACATCGAAAAAGTAACTGTTGGAACTTTAGAGAGCCAGGGTGCCGGAATTTATTTTCCAATACAACTAACCGTTTTAGTCTCTAAGGACGGCAGTAATTATAAAGAAGTCGGAAAAATAAATCGTCCGTTTGCTGTTAACGTCAATTCGGAGTTGAAAGACTTTAAAATCAATTTTGAAAAACAAGAGGCCAGGTTTGTAAAAGTAATCGCTACGAATTTAAAAAAGAGCCCAACTGGTTCAAGTTCGTGGTTGTTTGTTGATGAGGTTGTGGTGGATTAATAAAAAGCAGCTCATTAGTTGAGCTGCTTTATCTTTTTTATCTGTACGTTTTACTTAAATAGTCAAATGTGTCCGATTAGCAGTTAAGAGTGACTAGTTTAAAATATCAGTAAAATTTCCAAAAGGATCCGTTTTATAAACTACTAATTTTGGTTTTTCATCTCCGTAAAAGAAATTTTTTCCATTATTCCCTACCACAACATAACCGCCATCCTCTGCTGCTAATATTGAATGGCCGATTAAATAAGTATATTGGATATAATAATTTTGCCTCCAAGTTTTTTTCCCCTTACCATCAAATTTGCATACAGATAAGGCATTAGAAAGTTGAGCACCAATATAACCAGTTGTTACGTATCCACCATCTAAGGTTTCGGCAATTGCTTTGATACTATCGCTTTCTTCCGTAGTAATATTCCAAATTTCATTTCCAGATGTATCTATTTCAAAAACTCTTCCATTGCCTGTATCATATGCCCCCCAACTATATCCTGCGAATACATAATTACCACTACGAGTAATAATTAGCTGACTTGAAAAATCGAAACGTGCATCTCCAAAAGATTTATCCCATATAATCTTTCCATCACTATTTGTTTTTAATATCCAAAAGTCAGTTTGGCCACGTTTAGTTCCGTCTTTCATTTCAGCGTATGTAAATCCGGAAGTTTCTTTTGTGCCGAAAATTATTAATTCATTAGAAGAACTAATTTTTATGTCATTAAAAAAATTTCTTGCTGTAGATCTGTATGTTTTTTCCCAAATAATATTACCTAAGTGATCTAATTTTGTAAGTACGGCTTCCTGTTCTATTTCTTCTTTAGAATCGGATCTACTTCCAACTAGATAAATATTATTATCTTTATCTTGAGCAACAGATTTTATTTCATTAGGGTCACGAGGCAATTCGTAACTATTTATCTTTTTTGACCAAATCAAATTTCCATCATTATCTAAACTCAAGACATACTTGTCAGCAGCCAATAATAAACCTGTTGTTGATTCAATTATTCTACAGTTAAGAGCATCACCGATTCGGTAGTTGTAGAATTTTTTCCAGATTTCATTTCCTTTATAATCAATTTTTAATATAAAGAGCTGACTGGCATCACCATTTGGTCTCGCAGATTTTCCGGCGATGATATAATTTTTATCTTTAGTTTTTATTATGTTAAAAGGTGTTCCGGGTGCATATCCATTAATACGTCCTGGACCATAGTCATATGATTTGAAATATTTTAAATAAAACTTGTTGGTTACAAATGATAAGGATTTGGAGGTTTTATTTCGAAACGAATCTTGTGCAATTATTTGAACTGTATAATTAGTAGATTCTGTAAGATTAGCTAACTTATAAGTTAGTTCCGAAAGTCCTCCAATGAGTAAAGATTGATTTAGAAATATGCTGTAGGTAATTGGGTCATTTTCTGGGTCAATAACCTGATTCCATGTTATAGTTGCACTGTTGTGCGAAACCTCTTTAATTTTCATTTCAAAATCATTAGGAGCTAAGTTTTTTATCTTTTCTTCTGTATTAAGATCATCTTTAGAACAACTCATTATGATAAACAAGAAAGCAATTATTGAATAAAGTTTTTTCATAAAAATTTTAGTTATTGGTAAGTTTGTTGTGGGTTAATTTAAAGAAATAGTTTATTGAAATGTTAAGGTTTTCCGTATTTTTAAAAGAGTTTCGATATTGTATGGTGCTTTATTTATAGTATAAAAAAGTAATTACCTGATAAAATACTTTTTTTGGGATTCTCTTCGCTTATTTTTAATTACTGAATTGCCTGTTTAACTAAACTCATAATGTACTCTAGGTGATGAGTATCACTTACGATGGTTTCATAATTACCATTTCCTCAATGGCCTTTTTTTGAAACGCCTTTCATTAAACCTTTTGAATCATCTAGTTCTCCCTTTTTGAGATTAATGAAAATTTTGATTCCTTTTTTAGAATAACCATATCCGCTATCTTTTTATTCTTTTTAAAAGCGATGTATAGTTTTATTTTAGCCACAATTATATTTAATAGTGAAGTCTTTGTCGATATTAGCTAAACAGTTTTAATATTATATGTTTTATTATGTAAAATTATATCTGAATATATAAGAATTCGGAAGGCTTTTCTAAGAAGGAAATTGCTTAAAACTGTTTCTAAATTAAAGCAAAGATTCTGCTAGCATCATTGTTATTGGCTTGACTTTCTGTTAAGATTTGAGATGCGATTGTTTTTGAAATCCTTGTATTGTTAAATTGATTTATTCTGTTATTTGCCCTTATTTTTGGGGTCCCGGTACTTAAAGAGCAAATAAAAAGATCACACTTTTGATTGTTGTAATGTACAATAGCTTGTGAAATTGCGGTGGAGTTGTCACCCATAGAAAATACTGCAATTTTTAAATTTTTGTAGTTTATAACAATATCTGAAAAATCCTTTGGGTCACCCCCTAGAGGTTGTTTATTAGTTGAGGTACCAACATTTAATAACAATTGATATAATAATCCAATTGTGGTTGATTTTCCCGTATTTGAAGATCCTTCAAGTACAATTATTTCCATGCGTTGTATTGTTTATTGATGTTTTCTAAAAAGTTGAACGGTAAAACTAAATAAAAGATCTAATATGAAAACCAGTATATATACGTGTTGTCTGATAAAGGCAACCCTTTTTTTATGTTATTTTTAGAGAGGAGGGAGTATTTTTATACTAGAATTTATAGGGTTTACATTGGCTTTTGCCCTTTCAGGGCGGTATTGGTCATGAATTTAGATTATAGTGCGTTACACTATGTTAATGCTAAAGCTCTTTCAGAGCAATTAGCCGAGTAAATCGCAATTTAATACTAATGCGTACTTACTTCGAAGTAATACGAATTACAACTAAAACTCTAAGACCAGACAGGCTGAAAGCCTAAAAGCAATAGCATAGTGGAACGCACTATCAATAGTTATTCGTATTGTTTACGCCCTGAAAGGGCAAAAGCCCAACCGCAAAGAACTGAATTACGAATGAATTACCGGAAAACAAAAATCAGAACACGAATTAATTCAATGGCAAATCCGTTCCTTAAATCACGTATAAATACTCGCTTGTAAAATACTGATTGTCAGTATATTTGATAAGTTTTAATGTTTTAAATTATGTTGCTTATAAAATGATAAGTAACGGACGCTACTACTCATTTTTAATCCTAAACAATGACTTAAGCCTATTGATTTTATGCGTAAAGAGGTAAGTATTTAGGGCTTCATCATCCATAAATGCAAATTGAAGGTATTGTTTAGAAACTATCCTATTTCAAACTCTAAAAAACAAATCCTTATGAAAATTGACAAAAACTGGCTTGTTCAGGAAAGCCAAGCAGAAAAAATAGTAAAAGATCCCACCCCGAATTTTCAATATCAAATTTCGCCAAAATATTTAATCATACATTACACGGCAGGCGATAAAGCATCGGGGGCAATAACCTATTTTAAACAAACCGCAGCACAAGGAAATACTGACCGGATTTGTGCTCATATTGTAATTGATCTCGATGGAACGATTACACAGCTTGCTCCATTTAACACCAGATGCAACCATGCCGGCTACAGTAGTTGGGACGGCAGAACGGGAATGAATGAGTATGCTATTGGTATTGAAATCGTAAATGTCGGATTCTGTGAGAAGTTAACAGATGGGAGTTTTAGGAGAAGAGAAGGGGTGAAAAAAGACGGAACGCCAAGTTATAAAACATATCCTGCGTCAGAAAAAGACAGAATTGTAAAATTGAAACACAAACATAAATTTTGGGACAGTAAAGAAAATCAGTATTGGTTTAAATATACAGATGCTCAGATAGCAGCAGTTTCAAAATTAAGCAAACTCCTGATTGATACCTATCAATTATCGTTTGTAGTAGGGCACGACGATATCTCACCGGCAAGAAAACCGGATCCGGGACCTGCTTTCCCTTGGGATGAGTTTAAAACAAATGTTTTTGGAAAAACAGACAATATCGGAAAGATCTTTTTGGTGAACTCAGCCTCTGATGGCGTTGCCGAATTTAGAACAAAACCCGACAAAACGTCAAGCTCAATCCGAACGCTAAAAAACGGCTATGAAGTTGGATTAATTGAAACTTTTGGACAATGGTCTAAAGTTTACTTAGTGAATGATATTAAAGATATCAAGGATTGGAAACATAGCATTAAAATAGAGGGATGGATACATTCAAGTCTTCTAGAACCAAAAAAATAAAGGTTTACTAACGATAGCAAAATGTTTATACGAAGTGTATGAATTAACATTTATTTTATTTAAAATATGTCAAACATTGGTCTGGTTTCGCTTTTACTATATCTATTTGTTGTACTAGTGGGTATTTCATTTGTTTTTATAGTATATAAATTGATTAACAAATCAACTTTAGAAAATGATAAAATTGATAAGTTTATCGAGTATCTCAAATGGGCATTAGTGACCCTTTCTCTGCCAACAGTAGCAATTATAGTAGCAAATTTTTATCAGGAAAGGAGAGAAGCTATTGAAGAAATGAAATATTTTGAAAAATATTCAGTAGATGTCAGAGATTTAGATAAGCTGGAGGAGAGACGGCAATTAGTTCGATATTTTGCAACAGTGGCACCAAATGATAGACTCAAAAAGTCATGGAGGAATTATCTAGATACTATAAATAAAGATTACAGTAAAGCGATTGTTATTGATAAGTTGGTAAAAGAATTTAGAAGAGACTCTGTAAATAATGAAAAAAAAATAGATTCTTTAAATAATGAACGAATTAAGATTGAAGCCCGAATGAGTTCAAGTAAAGATTTTATAAATGCTGAGAAATATGAATTAGCGGGTTTTAAATTTTTAATAAACAAAGATGTTAACGCTGCAATAGAGTCATTTACAGAATCCGAAAATTCATATAATGGTTTTCATAATGTTTATGAAATTGCTAGATATTTATCTAGAAACAAAGCTAATCTTTTAAATAAAAATTCAGCACAATGGAAATCGGTATACAAAATGATTGGTACCGAATTTAGATGGAGAATACCGGACATTTACAAAAAAGAATTGATAGAATTGTCTAATTAAAGAAATTAGCCAAAGTATCAAGATGATTATTTAGAAGTGATTGTTTTTTAAATGTAGTACTCTTATGTTTTTTTTATCTCTAAAAGTATTTTTAAAACATTATCAGTAAATTTTTGAGTTTCAAAATTTTGAGGGTCGTCATGGCTGTCATTTAAATTTTGATCAATGTTAGCATGGAAAGCAGGCACTAGCCATTCCCCTTTTCTAAAACTAGAGCAGATGTAAAGTAATGCAAGTTTTTCATATTGAGCATTAGTAAATCCTGGTTTTGGTGCAACAGGAGCGTTTTTTATATTTCCGGGAGGATATACTCTTGGTTGCACTAATTCAATATGAACGTATAAACCACGTGAAGGAACTCCTAGTATTTTTAATTCAAATTTTGTAGCTCTTAATCCTTCAGAGAAATCTGCGACAGTTTTAGATTTTCCGGTTCTGGTTAGATAGACATGAGTTACTTTTTTACTCCATTTATTTACATTATTAAAACTCCAGGATTCATCGTTAATATTTGTGGGAAAATCTGTCTTGTAAACTGGCGAGCTTACATCATGAATTACAAAATATTTCGCAAAAACTTTCTTGTTACCAACAATTATATGTGAAATAGGAGAGTTTATATCACCTCCAATTTCATTATTGGTGATATTTTTAGAATGTAGGTGTTTTTGAAGCTGTTCCTTGGTTATGCCAATGCTAGAATTCAAGAGTTCTAAATAAGTAACGTCTAGTTTAGCCTCCTTTTCATTTATTTTTCCCCAAATATCCACATGCCTCATCAGCATCTTGGCTTGCATTGATTTGCTGCCTTTATATTCCATTTTTGTTTTGTCAAATTCTTCCGAAGGAATTTGCGCCTGTATTATCAATATATTAAAAGCAAACAGTATTGGAAATAATAGATTTTTCATAGTGCAGTTTGTTAATATTTTAATAAAGTTAGAAAAGAATAAAGAATCAAACAATACGTATATATACGTGATTTAAATATTTGTGAATTAACTATTTTTGTTCTGTTCTAAAAGTATATTGTATCTTTATTATTAAAATCCTGTAATCATTGTTATTTGCTTAGAACTGATTTATGAGAACACTCCGAACAAAATATTTAAGCAGTATTCCTATCAATGAGGATAATTATAAAGTAGATTTTATAATTTTAGAAAGGTATCAAAGTTTTTCTTCAGAAATACTAAGACTTTCATTACTGGGTTTAACAATTTATGGTTTTCTGATAACGAATGTAATATTTAAAATTACAGATTGTGAAAAGAAATATATATTTATCAAACCATTTTCAGCAAATAAGTTATGGTTGTTTCTTGGAGCGATAACTTTAATATTGACAGCCCTGTTGACTTTAGGTCATCGTTATTTTTCAACAGATTGTATGACACATTTTATAAGAGGCTTTCGTTTACGACAAAAGATATCTGAGATTAAAAGTGTAAAAACAAAAGATAACAAAGTACTTACCAAGCTTAAAAAATCTTTGAAAAATGAAAAATTGAGCTTTGAAAAGGATTTGAATCGGTGTAAGTGGTTATTGCTCGTTTCTTGTTTATTTTTAATTACAGGCATCTTAATAATTACAATTGCTTTGGCATGTTCTTTTAATACTATACTGATGATATAGAGACAAATTTCTTTTCCTTATTGCTAGGGCACGAAATTATCTGTGTGTAAATTGGAGCAATGTTTTTAGATGGTATAATTAGGGACTTTTTGTATACTGCTAAACACCTCTGTATTTTCAATGCGAAGGTGTTTAGAATCGCATTGATTAGACCATTGATATATTAAAATTTTTTTATAATATATCATTAGATTATCCAACTCGACATTGATAAGATCCATAATAGTACTCGCAGTACCCTCATTGTGATGGGCACCAAAGCCAACATTCATTCCAACCTGTAGGGGCGCTACCTGAAATGGTTTTCATTTCGGTTCTTGAAAGCACTTTTCTGCGGTTTTTAAACTCAATTTTTTCATGATTTTTTAAGGTTTTAAAATTAATTGAGTGGCAAATATTTTGCGATTTTAGTTTTTCTCTTAATGATATATTATCTCCATTGTATACAATGTTATCCTAAAGGTAAATAATGGTTGATTTATATAAATAACTTCTAAAAAGAAATAAACAGTATAGAAATGTGAAGAGAAAAAAGAGGTTTAATTTTAATAAAAAACCTGTTGACCTATTACAAAAGTGAAGTGATTAGTTTTTTTGTTTTTATAAACAATTGATATTCTTTTTTTAGGTGTGTGAGATGTAGTAGGGGTGAAATGTTAGTAATTTTTTGTTTTAGGTGGTAAAAGGCATATTCCAAAAAAAATGAAATTAGTTTGACTTTTATTCTGTGGATTAAAAGATTGAATTTTCGTTTGGGTAATATAATATTATTAAGGGATACTAAAATACTCTTTTTATCAATTGAGATTCCTTTTTTTTGTTCAGAAAAGTCGGTAATATTTTTAGGTTTCCAGGAGTGTGATTTTCAACTATTATGAAATCAAAATTGGTTAAGATTTCTTATTTGCAGGTTGAGTTTGCAGTATTCAAATTTGAATAAAATTTAAAAGAATGAATTGAGAATTAAGATCTGCGTATTCGAGAGAAAGCATAGGCCTTAAAATTATTACAATAATCATTTAAAGATGCGTCGAATATTTAATTTTATATATACAAACAGTAATAGAATAGTATTTCTACTTCTTTTAGGAACTTCCTTAGGATTGACTATTCAATCGCATTCTTATCATAAAAGTAGGTTCATTAGTGTTACAAATTCATTTTCAGAGGGAGTTCATCAAAAAATTGATGAAGTAAGGGAATACATTAATTTAGTAAATAAGAATGATTCACTAGCGCAAGAGAATGCTAAGTTATTAGAAATGTTATTTTATAAACAAAAAGAAGGTAACGTTCCAGAGATAGATAGTATTTTTGGTATAGGATCTGATGATATAATTGTATCAAAACTTATCCGTAATTCCTATACACTCCAACAGAATTACCTTATTATTAGTTCTGGACTAAAAGACGGTATCAAAAGCGATATGGGAGTAATTAACAATCGTGGTATTGTGGGAGTGGTAGATAAAGTTTCACAAAACTTTGCACTTGTTACAAGTGTCTTAAACACAAAATCTCTTATAAATGCCAGAATTAAAAATAGTAACTATTTTGGGACTCTAAGTTGGAATGGAAAAAATGCGGGCTTTGTTCAGTTAATCGATGTTCCCAGAACAACGTCTGTGAAGAAAGGAGATACTATTGTGACAGGCGGGATCTCAGAAATTTTTCCTGAAAATGTAGATATTGGAATTGTCGATAAGACATTGCAGGAAAACAATTCTTTTGTTATTAGTGTTAAATTGTTTAATGATATGACGAATCTTGAATATATGTGCGTGTTGAAAAGTATGCCGATTAAAAATGCTAAAAAACAGTAATCCCGTTCCAGACCTTTTGCTTTTTTTATAACTTCGACAATTGTAAAAAAGGTAGCTATCTGACCTAACAAAAATAAATATGACAAAACATAAATACTGGGGAAAAGTAGAACAGGATTGGGCAGGATTTTCTTCCGGTATAACTTTTTCTAATCCATTTTTTGACCAGCAAGATGTTGAAATTTTTCTGGGCGAAGAATATGACGAAGAGGGAGAAGAAATAGAAGAGTCACCTACAGAAGATCAATTGACACAATTTGAAGAAACGTATCAAGATTTTATAACGAATATTGATAGTAATTTGAAAAGCATTCAGAACAAAGCCTATGAAAGGTATTTAAAATTATATGCTCATTTTTATGAAGATTCTGAAAAGTCAGGCGAACTGGCTTTGAATATTGACAACCTCGATAAACATAACGAAAACATAAAAGAGATTATGTACCTGAGAGTTTTGGATATGAAGACCATTAAACTATCAATTCGCTACAAACTGGACACTGAACATGGACTTGAATTCAAGTTTGTAGATGGACAAATAAAGAATGTTGGCGGAATTGCAGAGACATAATAGAAAGCCATAAGATGCGCTGCAAAAGCTCTAATAAAAGACTGCCCGAATCAAGTTTACTTGTCTGTGTAATTTCGTTCTACTTGCTGTTTATTTTTTTAATTTATATCGATTTATTTATGTCAGCATACAATTTATGAACTACTTTTTCCAAAATTTCTCCTGTTTCATTAAAGCTAGTATTTGTCAATATAGATATTCCTATATCTTGTTTAGGATAAATCACAAACCAATTCTGCATTCCGTATATACCTCCATGATGTCTGTAAATTAATTCACTATCATTTTCTAATATATACCAATGATAGCCTTCCCAAAAATCAGAACCTTCTTTATATAGTTTTTTATGTGATTCATTTATAATATGATTTGACTCGTCAAGCTGTAATTTTATATATTTTATCAAATCTGTAGTGGTAGAATGCAATCCTGAAATTCCACCCCATAAAGTTCTATTGAAGTTTGGCATTAATTCGTTTTTATCGTTGTAGCCTTTTACCAATCTTAGTCTTTCATTATCATTTAGTGTAAATTTGGTTTGGTTCATTTTATTTGGTTTTAAAACAAATTCGGTTACCAATTCCTCATAAGGTTTTTGATACACTTTTTCAAGTATATAGGCTGTTAACTCTGGAGCCGTGTTGGAATAAGAATAGGTTCCTCCAGGTATCGTTTCAATTTTGATTAATTTCAATCCCTCCAAAAAAGCCGTTTTATTTTCACCTTTTATGGGGAAATTGGGAAACCCGCTTGTATGGGTGAGAAGATGTTTAATTTTTATAGGCTCACCTCTAAACTCTAAATTAGGGTAAGGTTCGTTAAGATAGATTCTGATATCGTCGTCTAAATTTATTTTTTTATCAAGTACAGCTTTAGCGGCTACATAACCGGTAAAAGTTTTAGTTACAGAAGCTAATTCGTAAAGTGTAGAATCGTTTGGTTTATTTCCTTTTCCAATAGATAACTCTCCAAAATGTTTTATTGTAGATTCCCCATCTTTAAACACTGCTATTGAAACAGAATGAAATCTTTTGTCTTCTAACAACCGATAAGCATTTTTTGTAATCGCATTTTCAATATTTTGTTTATCGTTTTGCTGTTTACTTTTGCATCCAATTAAGGCAAAAATCAAAAATGGCATTAAATGTTTTAGGAGCATAATTTTTAGTTTAATTACTGGAAACTTACCTCATGTTTACCTATAAAAAAGATTAAATAAATGCTGTTTTATTTCATCTTTTTTAATTCATTAAGTTTTATCGAGAGTAATAATTCTTGCTAAGATATTGAAAAAAGGATTTTTATCATTACGGAAAAGCGTAAGTAGCAAAGAAATAATTTAGCTCTGATTTTTTCTAATGCAAAAGCGTAAATTCGATTTAGTTTAAGTTTTTAGTCTTCATACGTAAACAGTACTCAACCCCCAAATAGAGCGGGTTTCCGTGTTTTTCGGACCAAAAACCTTCCAGTACATCTGTAGTGATGCATTTATAAACAGCAACTCCTTTATAGATTTTATTTTCGTCTCCTTTATAGCTAAAGTTAATGACCAGAATATTGTCTTTAAAGAATCCGTGACCTTTTTGTTGTTGGGTGTTGTTAATAAGCCATTGGGCAATAATCCGATTGTTTTCATCTAAAGATAAATTCAAAATACCTTTGTAAGTTATCTGATTACTTTCATCCTGATTACTTCCGGAAATGGAATAACTACCAACTAAATCCTGTATAGTCATTTACTTGCCAATACAGAAATTAACAGCCCAGTGTTTACAGGGTTTTCAGATTATGAAGTACAAAGTAAGTACGAATCTGAACAAAATAAAACAAACCAAAAACAAGTAAACTTTTATCCAATATTTCAATTGAAAAATCGCATTTTGCTAATCAGTTATATTCACTTTTTTGAAGAACACATTAACCCAATGGTTAGAACAAATATATAAAATATATTTTATAGAAAAAGGCAGCTTATTTATATTTTAAGACGAAGAGAGCAGGATTCGAACTTAATCGTATAAAACCCCTGCCTATACTGCATTTTTTAATTTTTATAGCGACTGTGCCACGATTTTGCCACGAAACTTAGAATGATAAATTTCTGAGAACATTATCTTGTTTTAAAGGAGTAAAATAATTCTGTTTGTATCAAAAATAAACAATTCCTTAGTCAATTAATAACCTTAGTTTTTTGTGATAAATAAGCTATCACTTTCTCTTTTTTTTTATAAATTACGGACATATTTTTGGGTACAAGGACAATTGCTGATGGATTGAAAGAACCTTAGTCCGATAGATATCGAATGGGTACCAGAATTGTATTGTGATAAATCATTCATCATGATTTGATAGGAATAACTTAAAGTAAAATAAGCCTTTTTGAAGCCAATCATGGGGCCTATAGTTAATGGTTTTCCTATTTGATCATTCAGAAATCGGTACGATATACCTGCCCAGTAATAATCCTCATACCGATTAAATTTTCGGTATTTCAAATTCAGGTCGGTAACAGAACGTCCATCACTTTTATACCACTGGTAAAAGATAGAGGGCTCGATTTCCGTTTCGTTTTCTAAACGAACAGCATATCCGGTGTAGAATTGGTAGTTGGTCAGTTCTTTGGGTTCAGGACTTGTATAAGAATCTAATTTTTTGGGTAAAATATTGGTCATATTGGCGCTGAAATAAAAACCTTTGTTGCGATACAAAAAACCAGCTTCAAAATTATTATTGGATGTAAACCTGTTATCGGTTATATCAGGATCCGGTTCAGCAGGTTTACTATTATTGATATCTATTTTAAATGAATTATAAATATAGGAAATACCAAAAGAAAGGTATTGTTTTGAATAATAATCCAGAATAAGATGATGGGCAAAAGTAAATTTGCCACCAGCCTGTTTGACATTCCCATTAGTATCATTATACAAGGATAATCCAACTCCGGATCTGTCTAATATTCGAAGATCGGCATAAAAAGATTGATTCTGAGGGGCATTTTCGATACCCACCCATTGCTTATAAGCATTCAAATTAATCCTAAGATCATCACCAATTCCGGCATAACCAGGAGAAATAATAAAGGGATTATCTGCCAAATATTGAGTAGCTACCGGTACATTAAGTTCTTGACTGTAATTGATCATTACA
Encoded proteins:
- a CDS encoding fibronectin type III domain-containing protein encodes the protein MKKLYSIIAFLFIIMSCSKDDLNTEEKIKNLAPNDFEMKIKEVSHNSATITWNQVIDPENDPITYSIFLNQSLLIGGLSELTYKLANLTESTNYTVQIIAQDSFRNKTSKSLSFVTNKFYLKYFKSYDYGPGRINGYAPGTPFNIIKTKDKNYIIAGKSARPNGDASQLFILKIDYKGNEIWKKFYNYRIGDALNCRIIESTTGLLLAADKYVLSLDNDGNLIWSKKINSYELPRDPNEIKSVAQDKDNNIYLVGSRSDSKEEIEQEAVLTKLDHLGNIIWEKTYRSTARNFFNDIKISSSNELIIFGTKETSGFTYAEMKDGTKRGQTDFWILKTNSDGKIIWDKSFGDARFDFSSQLIITRSGNYVFAGYSWGAYDTGNGRVFEIDTSGNEIWNITTEESDSIKAIAETLDGGYVTTGYIGAQLSNALSVCKFDGKGKKTWRQNYYIQYTYLIGHSILAAEDGGYVVVGNNGKNFFYGDEKPKLVVYKTDPFGNFTDILN
- a CDS encoding N-acetylmuramoyl-L-alanine amidase → MKIDKNWLVQESQAEKIVKDPTPNFQYQISPKYLIIHYTAGDKASGAITYFKQTAAQGNTDRICAHIVIDLDGTITQLAPFNTRCNHAGYSSWDGRTGMNEYAIGIEIVNVGFCEKLTDGSFRRREGVKKDGTPSYKTYPASEKDRIVKLKHKHKFWDSKENQYWFKYTDAQIAAVSKLSKLLIDTYQLSFVVGHDDISPARKPDPGPAFPWDEFKTNVFGKTDNIGKIFLVNSASDGVAEFRTKPDKTSSSIRTLKNGYEVGLIETFGQWSKVYLVNDIKDIKDWKHSIKIEGWIHSSLLEPKK
- a CDS encoding DUF6985 domain-containing protein, which encodes MTKHKYWGKVEQDWAGFSSGITFSNPFFDQQDVEIFLGEEYDEEGEEIEESPTEDQLTQFEETYQDFITNIDSNLKSIQNKAYERYLKLYAHFYEDSEKSGELALNIDNLDKHNENIKEIMYLRVLDMKTIKLSIRYKLDTEHGLEFKFVDGQIKNVGGIAET
- a CDS encoding serine hydrolase domain-containing protein, with amino-acid sequence MLLKHLMPFLIFALIGCKSKQQNDKQNIENAITKNAYRLLEDKRFHSVSIAVFKDGESTIKHFGELSIGKGNKPNDSTLYELASVTKTFTGYVAAKAVLDKKINLDDDIRIYLNEPYPNLEFRGEPIKIKHLLTHTSGFPNFPIKGENKTAFLEGLKLIKIETIPGGTYSYSNTAPELTAYILEKVYQKPYEELVTEFVLKPNKMNQTKFTLNDNERLRLVKGYNDKNELMPNFNRTLWGGISGLHSTTTDLIKYIKLQLDESNHIINESHKKLYKEGSDFWEGYHWYILENDSELIYRHHGGIYGMQNWFVIYPKQDIGISILTNTSFNETGEILEKVVHKLYADINKSI
- the mreC gene encoding rod shape-determining protein MreC, which produces MRRIFNFIYTNSNRIVFLLLLGTSLGLTIQSHSYHKSRFISVTNSFSEGVHQKIDEVREYINLVNKNDSLAQENAKLLEMLFYKQKEGNVPEIDSIFGIGSDDIIVSKLIRNSYTLQQNYLIISSGLKDGIKSDMGVINNRGIVGVVDKVSQNFALVTSVLNTKSLINARIKNSNYFGTLSWNGKNAGFVQLIDVPRTTSVKKGDTIVTGGISEIFPENVDIGIVDKTLQENNSFVISVKLFNDMTNLEYMCVLKSMPIKNAKKQ
- a CDS encoding PorP/SprF family type IX secretion system membrane protein; translation: MKKIINCFFLLNVMINYSQELNVPVATQYLADNPFIISPGYAGIGDDLRINLNAYKQWVGIENAPQNQSFYADLRILDRSGVGLSLYNDTNGNVKQAGGKFTFAHHLILDYYSKQYLSFGISYIYNSFKIDINNSKPAEPDPDITDNRFTSNNNFEAGFLYRNKGFYFSANMTNILPKKLDSYTSPEPKELTNYQFYTGYAVRLENETEIEPSIFYQWYKSDGRSVTDLNLKYRKFNRYEDYYWAGISYRFLNDQIGKPLTIGPMIGFKKAYFTLSYSYQIMMNDLSQYNSGTHSISIGLRFFQSISNCPCTQKYVRNL